TGAACTAAGGCGCGAAACCACTCTAAAACATCATCATCTATGCGAATGGTAATGCGAGTTTTCCCTAGCGAAACTGGTTCGACAGCACCCCGTTTTCCTTGACTAAAATCATATTCGTCCACCATCTATTTTTCCTCCTCATATTGTCTACGTTCGTTTCGGGTAGCTTGACGGGCAGATATGAGGCGAATTTCATCATCTCGCAAGGTATAGACGACAACTAAAATTCTCTTTAAAATGTCTATGCCAATTGTGATAAATCTATCT
This sequence is a window from Coleofasciculaceae cyanobacterium. Protein-coding genes within it:
- a CDS encoding BrnT family toxin; translated protein: MRYQWDRNKARTKLSKHGVDFADAVSVFSDELAITIFDNRFGEDRFITIGIDILKRILVVVYTLRDDEIRLISARQATRNERRQYEEEK